One window from the genome of Malus domestica chromosome 01, GDT2T_hap1 encodes:
- the LOC103438414 gene encoding receptor-like protein EIX1, whose product MERTMRVVLLLIRFLAIATITFSIGLCNGNPGWPLLCKESERQALLMFKQDLKDPANRLASWVSEEDSDCCSWTGVVCDHITGHVHELHLNSSYHSFLDVKSSFGGMINPSLLGLKHLNFLDLSYNHFNGTQIPSFFGSMTSLTHLNLAYSEFYGIVPHKLGNLSSLRYLNLSSYYNLKVENLQWISGLSLLKHLDLSSVNLSKASDWLQVTNMLPSLVELIMSSCQLDQIPHLPTANFTSLVILDLSFNFFNSLMPRWIFSIKNLDSLRLTDCDFQGPIPSISQNITSLREIDLSFNSISLDPIPSSIQNMTGLKILDLSQNDFNSTIPEWLYSLNNLESLFLSFNALRGEISSSIGNMTSLVNLDLNYNLLEGKIPNSLGHLCKLKVLDLSENHFTIQRPSEIFEILSRCGPDRIKSLSLRNTNISGPIPMSLGNLSSLEKLDISGNQFNGTFTEVICQLKMLTDLDISYNSFEGAVSEVSFSNLSKLKHFIANGNSFTLKTSRDWLPPFQLEILQLDSWHLGSEWPMWLRTQTQLKELSLSGTGISGTIPTWFWNLTSQVDYLNLSHNQLYGQIQNIFSAEGSAVDLSSNQFTGALPIVPTSKLNLLDLSNSSFSGSVFHFFCDRPDPDKPMYYFFVLHLGNNLLTGKVPDCWMSWQSLVVLNLENNHLTGNVPMSVGSLQRLSSLHLRNNHMYGELPHSLQNCTELSIVDLSGNEFVGSIPIWIGKSLSGLQILNLRSNEFKGDIPHEVCYLKRLQILDLARNKLSGTIPRCFHNLSTMADLSESFGSISFGFGSSVVEFSFVENAILVTKGREVEYSKILGFVKSMDLSCNFLSGEIPEELTSLMELQSLNLSYNRFTGRIPSKIGNMAKLESLDFSMNQLHGGIPPSMTTLTFLSHLNLSNNKLTGRIPESTQLQSLNQSSFVGNELCGPPLNNNCSANGVIPPPTVEQDGGGGYHILEDEWFYVSLGVGFFTGFWIVLGSLLVNMPWSIFLSGLLNRIVLKLYHVIVEYV is encoded by the coding sequence ATGGAGAGAACCATGAGAGTTGTTTTACTACTAATCAGGTTTCTAGCCATTGCAACCATTACATTCAGTATTGGTTTATGCAATGGAAATCCCGGTTGGCCTCTACTTTGCAAAGAAAGCGAAAGGCAAGCACTTCTGATGTTCAAGCAAGATCTCAAGGACCCTGCCAATCGGCTTGCATCGTGGGTTTCAGAAGAAGATTCAGACTGTTGCAGTTGGACAGGTGTTGTCTGTGATCACATAACCGGCCACGTCCACGAGCTGCACCTTAATAGTTCTTATCACTCTTTTTTGGATGTCAAATCTTCGTTTGGTGGTATGATAAATCCTTCTTTGCTCGGTTTAAAGCATCTCAACTTCTTGGACTTGAGTTACAATCATTTCAATGGAACACAAATTCCTAGTTTCTTTGGTTCTATGACAAGTTTAACACACCTTAACCTTGCATACTCAGAGTTTTATGGAATAGTTCCTCATAAATTGGGAAATCTCTCTAGTCTACGATATCTCAATCTCAGTAGTTACTATAATCTAAAGGTAGAGAACCTTCAGTGGATTTCTGGTCTTTCTCTGCTGAAACACTTGGACTTGAGTTCTGTAAATCTTAGCAAAGCATCCGACTGGTTGCAAGTTACAAACATGCTCCCTTCTTTGGTAGAGTTAATTATGTCCAGTTGTCAACTTGATCAAATTCCCCACCTACCCACCGCAAATTTTACTTCCCTGGTCATTCTTGATCTTTCTTTCAacttttttaattctttgatgCCGAGGTGGATTTTCAGTATTAAAAATCTAGATTCTCTTCGTCTCACTGATTGTGATTTCCAAGGTCCAATTCCTAGCATTTCACAGAATATCACATCTTTGAGGGAAATTGATTTGTCATTCAATTCTATTAGTCTTGATCCGATTCCAAGCAGTATTCAGAATATGACTGGTCTTAAAATTCTTGATCTCAGTCAGAACGACTTCAATTCTACCATACCTGAATGGTTGTATAGCTTGAACAATCTCgagtccttatttctttctttcaatgCCTTACGTGGTGAAATATCGAGTTCCATTGGAAACATGACATCCCTTGTCAATCTAGACTTAAATTATAATCTGTTGGAAGGGAAAATCCCAAATTCTTTGGGACATCTTTGTAAGTTGAAAGTTCTTGATCTGTCAGAGAACCATTTCACGATTCAAAGACCATCTGAAATCTTTGAAATTTTGTCCAGATGTGGTCCAGATAGAATAAAATCATTGTCATTGAGGAATACTAATATATCAGGTCCCATTCCAATGTCCCTAGGAAATCTGTCAAGCTTAGAAAAATTGGACATATCTGGAAATCAGTTTAATGGAACTTTCACAGAAGTTATTTGTCAACTCAAAATGCTAACGGATTTGGATATATCTTATAATTCGTTCGAAGGTGCAGTGTCAGAAGTTTCTTTTAGCAACCTTTCAAAGTTGAAGCATTTCATTGCAAATGGAAACTCATTTACTCTGAAAACTAGTCGAGATTGGCTTCCTCCTTTTCAACTTGAAATTTTGCAATTGGATTCATGGCATCTGGGAtctgaatggccaatgtggTTGCGGACACAAACACAATTAAAAGAACTAAGCTTGTCTGGTACAGGAATTTCAGGTACCATTCCAACTTGGTTTTGGAACTTAACTTCCCAAGTAGACTATCTGAATCTCTCTCACAATCAGTTGTATGGGCAGATTCAAAATATATTTAGTGCTGAAGGTTCAGCGGTTGATCTTAGTTCTAACCAATTCACTGGTGCATTGCCTATTGTTCCCACCTCAAAATTAAATTTGCTagatctttccaattcatcattTTCTGGATCTGTTTTCCACTTCTTCTGTGATAGGCCGGATCCGGATAAAccaatgtattatttttttgttcttcatctCGGGAACAATCTTCTCACTGGAAAAGTACCCGACTGTTGGATGAGTTGGCAAAGCTTGGTAGTCCTAAATTTAGAAAACAACCACCTAACTGGGAATGTCCCAATGTCCGTGGGATCCTTGCAAAGACTGAGTTCGCTGCACTTGCGCAATAATCACATGTACGGAGAATTGCCACATTCCCTACAGAACTGTACCGAGTTGTCGATTGTTGACCTTAGTGGAAATGAGTTTGTTGGAAGCATACCAATATGGATTGGGAAAAGCCTTTCAGGGTTGCAGATTCTGAACCTTCGTTCGAATGAGTTTAAAGGAGACATTCCTCATGAAGTTTGTTATTTGAAAAGGCTCCAGATATTGGACCTTGCACGTAACAAACTCTCAGGAACGATACCAAGATGCTTCCACAATTTGAGCACCATGGCTGATTTGTCAGAATCATTTGGGTCAATATCGTTTGGGTTTGGGAGTTCTGTAGTGGAATTTTCATTTGTAGAGAATGCAATCTTGGTAACGAAAGGGAGAGAAGTAGAATATAGCAAGATTCTGGGATTCGTAAAAAGCATGGACCTTTCATGCAACTTTTTGTCTGGAGAGATTCCTGAAGAACTTACCAGCCTCATGGAATTGCAGTCGCTCAATTTATCGTATAATAGATTCACCGGAAGAATTCCTTCAAAGATTGGTAATATGGCAAAGTTAGAATCTCTCGATTTTTCCATGAACCAACTCCATGGTGGAATTCCTCCAAGCATGACGACTTTGACATTTCTGAGTCACTTGAACTTATCCAACAACAAATTGACAGGACGAATTCCGGAAAGCACTCAGCTGCAGAGCCTTAATCAGTCTAGCTTCGTCGGCAATGAACTCTGCGGACCTCCACTCAACAACAATTGCAGCGCGAATGGAGTAATACCACCACCAACAGTCGAGCAAGATGGAGGGGGAGGATACCATATACTCGAAGACGAGTGGTTCTACGTGAGCTTGGGAGTTGGATTCTTTACGGGGTTTTGGATTGTGCTTGGTTCTTTGCTGGTAAACATGCCATGGAGCATTTTTCTTTCGGGATTGCTGAATAGGATAGTTCTTAAACTTTATCATGTAATTGTTGAATATGTTTAG